In the Peptoanaerobacter stomatis genome, one interval contains:
- a CDS encoding energy-coupling factor transporter ATPase encodes MSIKVENLKHIYAPNTPFETIALDDINIEIKTGEFIGLIGHTGSGKSTFIQHLNGLLKSNYGKIFINDLDITDEKISLTDVRKKVGLVFQYPEYQLFEETIEKDIAFGPRNLGLAEDEITQRVKDAMQLVGLEYERSKDKSPFDISGGQKRRVAIAGVIAMKPEILILDEPTAGLDPKGRDDILRNIKEIHEKEKNTIILVSHSMEDVAKLADRLLVMNRGKVEFFDTPKEVFKHEERLKQIGLDVPKVLDLAKKLREQGFDISDDILTIDDIKLEILKNLKEK; translated from the coding sequence ATGTCAATTAAAGTAGAAAATTTAAAACACATATATGCACCGAATACTCCGTTTGAAACAATAGCATTAGATGATATAAATATAGAGATTAAAACAGGTGAATTTATCGGTCTTATAGGACATACAGGCTCAGGAAAGTCTACGTTTATACAGCATTTGAATGGACTGTTGAAAAGTAACTATGGGAAAATTTTTATAAATGATTTGGATATAACCGATGAAAAAATATCACTTACAGATGTAAGAAAAAAAGTAGGTTTAGTTTTTCAATATCCGGAATATCAGTTATTTGAAGAGACTATTGAAAAAGATATAGCTTTTGGACCGAGAAATCTCGGACTTGCTGAAGATGAGATAACTCAAAGAGTAAAAGATGCTATGCAGCTTGTCGGATTGGAATATGAAAGGTCAAAGGATAAATCTCCGTTTGACATATCAGGAGGACAAAAAAGGAGAGTTGCAATAGCAGGTGTAATTGCTATGAAGCCTGAGATATTGATATTGGACGAGCCAACAGCAGGTTTAGATCCGAAAGGTAGAGATGATATACTTAGAAACATAAAAGAAATTCATGAAAAAGAAAAAAATACCATTATATTGGTATCTCACTCTATGGAAGATGTTGCCAAACTTGCCGACAGATTACTTGTTATGAATAGAGGCAAGGTAGAATTTTTTGATACACCTAAGGAAGTTTTTAAGCATGAAGAAAGGCTTAAACAAATCGGCTTAGATGTACCGAAAGTATTGGACTTGGCAAAAAAACTGAGAGAGCAAGGCTTTGATATTTCAGATGACATTTTAACAATTGATGATATAAAATTAGAGATACTTAAAAATTTAAAGGAGAAATAA
- a CDS encoding energy-coupling factor transporter ATPase has protein sequence MKFFIQVENLIYEYKDYENVRRAVDDISLNIEKGKFIVVLGHNGSGKSTFAKHLNAIFTPTKGKVYIDDIDTTDENRVFDIRQKCGMVFQNPDNQIVATIVEDDVAFGPENMGVPSEEIRKRVDYALETVRMSEFSTRAPHLLSGGQKQRIAIAGIIAMKPECIILDESTAMLDPRGRYEVMNTVEKLNKEENITIIHITHFMEEAVKADYIYVMEEGKIVMQGTPREVFSQVEDLQKLGLDVPPMTKLSYELRKNGVKIDDKILTVEEMVDSLCQLK, from the coding sequence ATGAAATTTTTTATTCAAGTTGAAAACTTGATATATGAATATAAAGATTATGAAAATGTGCGCAGAGCTGTGGATGATATATCACTTAATATAGAAAAGGGTAAGTTTATAGTGGTATTGGGGCATAACGGTTCGGGGAAATCTACTTTTGCAAAACATTTGAATGCGATATTTACACCTACAAAAGGGAAAGTATATATAGATGATATAGACACTACTGATGAAAATAGGGTATTTGATATAAGACAAAAATGTGGAATGGTTTTTCAAAATCCGGATAATCAGATAGTAGCTACAATAGTTGAGGATGATGTAGCTTTCGGTCCTGAAAATATGGGAGTTCCGTCGGAAGAAATAAGAAAAAGAGTTGATTATGCTTTGGAAACTGTGAGGATGAGTGAATTTTCTACAAGAGCTCCACATCTATTATCAGGCGGTCAAAAGCAAAGAATAGCAATAGCAGGCATAATTGCTATGAAACCTGAGTGTATAATACTTGATGAATCTACTGCAATGCTTGATCCTCGTGGTAGATATGAAGTTATGAATACAGTAGAAAAGTTGAATAAAGAAGAGAATATTACGATAATACATATAACACATTTTATGGAGGAGGCTGTAAAAGCCGACTATATTTATGTTATGGAAGAGGGAAAAATCGTAATGCAAGGCACACCGAGAGAAGTTTTTTCTCAAGTTGAAGATTTGCAAAAATTGGGATTGGACGTGCCACCTATGACAAAATTATCGTATGAACTTAGGAAAAACGGTGTAAAAATAGATGATAAGATTCTTACAGTTGAGGAGATGGTGGATAGCTTATGTCAATTAAAGTAG